Proteins found in one Zea mays cultivar B73 chromosome 1, Zm-B73-REFERENCE-NAM-5.0, whole genome shotgun sequence genomic segment:
- the LOC100192102 gene encoding GDP-mannose 35-epimerase isoform X1 has product MGSSEKTVTAYGEYTYAELEREPYWPSEKLRISITGAGGFIGSHIARRLKNEGHYIIASDWKKNEHMTEDMFCHEFHLVDLRVMDNCLKVTHGVDHVFNLAADMGGMGFIQSNHSVIMYNNTMISFNMLEAARINGVKRFFYASSACIYPEFKQLDTNVSLKESDAWPAEPQDAYGLEKLATEELCKHYTKDFGIECRVGRFHNIYGPFGTWKGGREKAPAAFCRKAQTSTERFEMWGDGLQTRSFTFIDECVEGVLRLTKSDFREPVNIGSDEMVSMNEMAEIVLGFEDRKLPIHHIPGPEGVRGRNSDNTLIKEKLGWAPTMKLKDGLRFTYFWIKEQIEKEKTQGVDIAAYGSSKVVSTQAPVQLGSLRAADGKEGL; this is encoded by the exons ATGGGGAGCAGCGAGAAGACCGTTACCGCTTACGGCGAGTACACCTACGCTGAGCTGGAGAGGGAGCCCTACTGGCCGAGTGAGAAGCTGAGGATTTCGATTACTGGGGCTGGTGGTTTCATTGGATCCCACATTGCTCGCCGTCTGAAGAACGAGGGCCATTACATCATTGCCTCTGACTGGAAGAAGAACGAGCACATGACCGAGGACATGTTCTGCCATGAGTTCCACCTCGTTGATCTCAGGGTCATGGACAACTGTCTCAAGGTCACCCATGGTGTCGACCATGTCTTCAATCTTGCTGCAGATATGGGTGGCATGGGGTTCATCCAGTCAAATCACTCTGTGATCATGTACAACAACACCATGATCAGTTTTAACATGCTGGAGGCTGCACGTATCAATGGTGTGAAGAG GTTCTTCTATGCCTCGAGTGCATGCATTTACCCTGAGTTCAAGCAGCTTGACACAAATGTGAGCTTGAAGGAATCTGATGCCTGGCCTGCTGAG CCTCAAGATGCCTATGGCTTGGAGAAGCTTGCAACCGAGGAGCTGTGCAAGCACTACACCAAGGACTTTGGCATCGAGTGCCGCGTCGGCCGCTTCCACAACATCTACGGCCCTTTCGGAACATGGAAAG GTGGCCGCGAGAAGGCACCGGCTGCCTTCTGCAGAAAGGCTCAGACATCCACGGAGAGGTTTGAGATGTGGGGCGATGGTCTCCAGACCAGGTCCTTCACCTTCATCGACGAGTGCGTGGAGGGTGTTCTGAG ATTGACCAAGTCAGACTTCCGCGAGCCAGTGAACATCGGAAGCGATGAGATGGTGAGCATGAACGAGATGGCTGAGATCGTGCTGGGCTTTGAGGATAGGAAGCTGCCCATCCACCACATCCCTGGCCCGGAAGGGGTCCGCGGGCGCAACTCTGACAACACCCTTATCAAGGAGAAGCTTGGCTGGGCCCCGACGATGAAGCTCAAG GATGGGCTGCGGTTCACCTACTTCTGGATCAAAGAGCAGATCGAGAAGGAGAAGACGCAGGGGGTCGACATCGCGGCGTACGGGTCGTCCAAGGTGGTGTCCACCCAGGCGCCCGTGCAGCTGGGCTCCCTCCGCGCCGCCGACGGCAAGGAGGGCCTCTAA